The Flavobacterium marginilacus genome window below encodes:
- a CDS encoding NAD(P)/FAD-dependent oxidoreductase yields MLQEFVDVLIIGAGPSGCVSASYLHKKGIKIKVVEKTKFPRIVVGESLIPRVMDHFAEAELFESLDAMNFEKKLGARFIRGEEICVFDFSNKFSEGWDWTWQVPRADFDNTMAQEVIRKGIDLEFESEVISVAFEGKNSTTVVKDKNGVLKEIHAKFIIDSSGYGRVLPRLLDLDTPSKLDPHSSIFTHVVDKNRPEGEEGTMISFDILETQVWLWVIPFSNGNTSLGVVGPTDFINSLSTNKDNAEALKNAIQLSDYYIKRFAGVDFLFEPIKLENYSRSVKKMYGDGFALTGNSSEFLDPVFSSGVAFATESGMLAAKLFLKESQGIAVDWEEEFTAYMKRGIAVFTTYVKEWYTGNLQTLFFHQPENPDVKRKICAVLAGYVWDEENPFVKKHDNLIKNMAHILEMESKKTKKT; encoded by the coding sequence ATGTTACAAGAGTTCGTAGATGTTTTAATCATTGGAGCGGGACCATCCGGATGTGTTTCTGCTTCCTATCTTCATAAAAAAGGAATCAAGATCAAGGTTGTCGAAAAAACAAAATTCCCTCGAATTGTTGTAGGCGAAAGCCTTATTCCCAGAGTAATGGATCATTTTGCCGAAGCAGAATTATTTGAAAGTCTCGACGCCATGAACTTTGAGAAAAAACTGGGTGCCCGATTCATTAGAGGTGAAGAAATTTGTGTTTTCGATTTTAGCAATAAATTTTCTGAAGGCTGGGATTGGACTTGGCAAGTACCCAGAGCCGATTTTGACAACACCATGGCCCAGGAAGTAATTCGAAAAGGCATTGATCTGGAATTTGAGTCAGAAGTAATCTCGGTTGCTTTTGAAGGAAAAAATTCAACGACAGTTGTTAAGGACAAAAATGGTGTTTTAAAAGAAATCCATGCCAAATTCATTATCGATTCCAGTGGTTATGGAAGGGTTTTACCAAGATTATTAGACTTGGATACTCCTTCAAAACTGGATCCGCATTCCTCGATTTTCACCCACGTTGTCGACAAAAACCGTCCAGAAGGTGAGGAAGGAACAATGATTTCTTTTGACATTCTTGAAACTCAGGTCTGGTTATGGGTTATTCCTTTTTCCAATGGAAATACTAGCTTGGGAGTTGTAGGCCCAACAGATTTTATCAATTCGCTTTCTACTAATAAAGACAACGCCGAAGCCTTAAAAAATGCCATTCAGCTTTCGGACTATTATATTAAACGTTTTGCAGGTGTCGATTTTTTATTCGAACCAATTAAATTAGAAAATTACTCCCGCTCTGTCAAAAAAATGTATGGTGATGGTTTTGCCTTAACTGGAAACAGCTCAGAGTTTTTGGATCCGGTGTTTTCATCTGGGGTTGCTTTTGCAACGGAGTCAGGTATGCTTGCTGCTAAATTATTTCTAAAAGAATCACAAGGCATAGCAGTGGACTGGGAAGAAGAATTTACAGCTTACATGAAACGAGGAATTGCGGTATTTACCACTTATGTAAAGGAATGGTACACTGGAAATCTTCAGACTTTGTTTTTTCATCAGCCCGAAAATCCCGATGTAAAAAGAAAAATATGTGCTGTACTGGCGGGTTATGTTTGGGATGAAGAAAATCCTTTTGTGAAAAAACATGACAATCTAATTAAAAACATGGCCCATATACTCGAAATGGAAAGCAAAAAAACGAAAAAAACCTAG
- a CDS encoding class I SAM-dependent methyltransferase yields MKDFGSDKKTVIQANLDAQKIAFAPIMFQAAKSLRNLGILDYLFHHTKANTETIAKSLNLSVYGVKVLLEAGLSLELVYLRNNEFILTKTGYFILRDKATNINMDFTQDVNYFAMNHLEESIVQGKPKGLKELGNWDTVYIGLSELPEKAKKSWFDFDHFYSDYTFPDVLPILFNSNPKTIMDVGGNTGKFAILCAKYNPTVKITILDLPGQTKMAQKNIAENNLEDRIFTKNINLLDPSSVLPKDFDAIWMSQFIDCFSLEEIEKIFSKAHAAMSENTRFYILETFWDLQRFQSSTYSLHATSLYFTAVANGNSQMFHSKDILKIIEKVGFEVDEIHEIIGMSHTLIKCKKKNRIE; encoded by the coding sequence ATGAAAGATTTTGGTTCGGATAAAAAAACCGTTATTCAGGCTAACTTAGATGCCCAAAAAATTGCCTTTGCCCCCATAATGTTTCAGGCGGCGAAATCACTTCGAAATCTAGGAATTTTAGACTATTTGTTTCATCACACAAAAGCAAATACAGAAACCATTGCAAAATCATTAAACTTATCTGTTTACGGTGTAAAGGTACTACTCGAAGCCGGTCTAAGCTTAGAACTGGTTTATCTGAGGAACAACGAATTTATATTAACAAAAACAGGCTACTTCATCCTAAGAGACAAAGCAACCAATATTAATATGGATTTCACGCAGGATGTTAATTATTTTGCAATGAATCATCTCGAGGAATCTATAGTACAGGGTAAGCCAAAAGGGCTAAAAGAATTAGGAAATTGGGATACAGTTTACATAGGATTATCAGAATTGCCGGAAAAAGCCAAGAAAAGCTGGTTCGATTTTGATCATTTTTATTCAGATTATACGTTTCCCGATGTACTGCCTATTCTATTTAATTCCAATCCTAAAACCATTATGGATGTCGGGGGTAACACTGGTAAATTTGCTATACTATGTGCGAAATACAATCCAACTGTAAAAATTACTATTCTCGATTTACCAGGGCAGACCAAAATGGCTCAAAAAAATATCGCCGAAAACAATCTCGAAGATAGAATTTTTACTAAAAATATTAATCTTCTTGATCCTTCCAGCGTTTTACCAAAAGATTTTGATGCTATTTGGATGAGTCAGTTCATTGATTGTTTTTCTTTGGAAGAAATAGAAAAAATTTTCAGCAAAGCTCATGCTGCCATGTCTGAAAACACCCGTTTTTATATCTTGGAAACCTTTTGGGATTTACAAAGATTCCAATCTTCAACATACAGCCTGCACGCAACTTCACTATATTTTACAGCTGTTGCCAACGGAAACAGTCAAATGTTTCATTCGAAAGATATTTTAAAAATCATCGAAAAAGTAGGTTTTGAGGTAGACGAAATACATGAAATCATCGGAATGAGCCACACCTTGATTAAATGTAAAAAAAAGAATCGTATAGAATGA
- a CDS encoding HAL/PAL/TAL family ammonia-lyase yields the protein MNTLKEYLSLKEFESVIFDNNKIDISQDVLERVNESFDFLKEFSVNKIIYGVNTGFGPMAQYRIKDEDRIQLQYNLIRSHASGTGKPLSAACVKAAILARLNTLSLGNSGVHPSVIHLMKELINKDITPLIFEHGGVGASGDLVQLAHLALVLIGEGEVFYKGERRATAEVFAIEKLEPIQVEIREGLALMNGTSVMTGIGVVNVHNANKLIDWSIKFSGAINEVVQAYDDHFSEELNNTKRHEGQREIASRMRSNLADSALIRKREDHLYSGENTEDVFKEKVQEYYSLRCVPQILGPILETINNVASILEEEFNSANDNPIIDVKNQHVYHGGNFHGDYISLEMDKLKIVITKLTMLAERQLNYLLNSKINELLPPFVNLGTLGFNFGMQGVQFTATSTTAENQMLSNPMYVHSIPNNNDNQDIVSMGTNAAVITSKVIENAFEVLAIELITIVQAIDCLEQKDLISSVTRKIYDDVRLIIPRFEKDQVMYPFVQKVKDYLMNN from the coding sequence ATGAATACTTTAAAGGAATATTTAAGTCTAAAAGAGTTCGAATCTGTAATTTTTGATAATAATAAAATAGATATCAGTCAGGATGTTTTAGAAAGAGTTAATGAAAGTTTTGATTTTTTAAAGGAATTTTCAGTCAACAAAATTATTTATGGTGTGAATACTGGTTTTGGTCCTATGGCCCAATATCGTATTAAAGACGAAGACCGGATACAGCTACAATATAATTTGATTCGCAGCCACGCTTCCGGTACAGGAAAACCATTGAGTGCTGCTTGTGTAAAAGCGGCAATATTGGCTCGATTAAACACGCTTTCCTTAGGTAATTCAGGGGTTCATCCGTCAGTAATTCATTTGATGAAAGAACTTATTAACAAAGATATTACACCTTTAATTTTTGAACATGGCGGAGTAGGAGCGAGCGGCGATTTAGTGCAATTGGCGCATTTGGCCTTGGTTCTTATTGGTGAAGGAGAGGTTTTTTATAAAGGAGAAAGAAGAGCTACGGCAGAAGTTTTTGCAATAGAAAAATTAGAACCTATTCAGGTAGAAATCAGAGAAGGTCTGGCGTTAATGAACGGAACTTCGGTAATGACTGGAATAGGAGTCGTAAATGTGCATAATGCTAATAAATTAATAGATTGGTCTATAAAATTTTCGGGTGCTATTAATGAAGTTGTACAAGCGTATGACGATCATTTCTCTGAGGAGTTAAATAATACAAAACGTCATGAGGGACAACGGGAAATTGCTTCCAGAATGCGTTCGAATCTTGCCGACAGTGCCTTGATTAGAAAGAGGGAAGATCATCTATATTCTGGCGAAAATACAGAAGATGTTTTTAAAGAAAAAGTGCAGGAATATTATTCATTGCGCTGTGTTCCCCAAATTTTGGGACCAATTTTGGAAACGATAAATAATGTGGCTTCCATTCTCGAAGAAGAATTTAACTCTGCAAATGACAATCCTATTATAGATGTAAAAAACCAGCATGTATACCATGGCGGGAATTTTCACGGAGATTATATTTCGCTGGAAATGGATAAATTAAAAATTGTTATTACCAAATTAACAATGCTTGCCGAAAGACAGCTGAATTATTTATTAAATTCAAAAATTAATGAACTTTTGCCTCCATTTGTCAATTTGGGAACCTTAGGCTTTAATTTTGGAATGCAGGGAGTTCAATTTACGGCGACTTCAACCACTGCCGAAAATCAAATGCTGTCGAATCCGATGTATGTTCACAGTATTCCAAACAACAATGACAATCAGGATATTGTAAGTATGGGTACAAATGCGGCCGTGATTACCTCCAAGGTTATAGAAAATGCTTTTGAAGTTTTGGCAATCGAACTGATAACTATTGTTCAGGCAATTGATTGTCTGGAGCAAAAAGATTTAATTTCATCTGTAACAAGAAAAATATATGATGATGTTAGATTAATAATCCCAAGGTTCGAAAAGGATCAGGTTATGTATCCTTTTGTACAAAAGGTAAAAGATTATTTGATGAATAATTAG
- a CDS encoding WG repeat-containing protein, giving the protein MKKSALFFILFYQFISAQELALVRKDDKFGYISKTGEFGIQPKYKNAKNFSDGLAAFEDNGKWGFINAKGEIIIPAAFDDAKYFNSGICVVSKDKKWVFINKKGEVQTPPITEKLYDFEDGVAFIRQGDKIGLINNKMAIVVEPKYDMIKSFENGFARVKNNDRWGIIDNTGKIVVEIIYDEIGNYFKNVTWAKNGTAFGLVVSGKFRAIDGVDKIWDFLVQDITYARKNDKIGFIDLKGNWVIEPKFDKAKAFNKNLAPVLVGKKWGYIDMKGTLVIDPVYNDAEMFSADGLAPVKDKNWGFINTTGKLVIPTQYGITAGGIFSIFKDDQKGFIKGTARVKNENKWGFLKPDGSVLGNQWFENAEPFQK; this is encoded by the coding sequence ATGAAAAAATCAGCATTGTTTTTTATTCTATTTTATCAATTTATAAGTGCTCAAGAACTGGCTTTAGTGAGAAAAGACGATAAGTTTGGTTATATTTCAAAAACGGGGGAATTTGGTATTCAGCCAAAATATAAAAATGCTAAAAACTTTTCAGATGGTTTAGCCGCTTTTGAAGATAATGGGAAATGGGGTTTTATAAATGCTAAAGGAGAAATAATAATACCAGCAGCATTTGACGATGCCAAATACTTTAATAGCGGAATTTGTGTAGTATCCAAAGATAAAAAATGGGTATTTATTAATAAAAAGGGAGAAGTTCAAACACCTCCAATTACAGAAAAATTATACGATTTTGAAGATGGAGTTGCATTCATCAGACAAGGAGATAAAATTGGATTGATAAACAATAAGATGGCAATTGTTGTTGAACCAAAATATGATATGATTAAATCATTTGAAAACGGTTTTGCAAGAGTTAAAAATAATGACCGTTGGGGAATAATTGACAATACCGGTAAAATTGTTGTAGAAATAATTTATGACGAAATTGGAAATTATTTTAAAAATGTTACTTGGGCAAAAAATGGTACTGCTTTTGGTTTAGTAGTATCAGGGAAATTCAGAGCAATTGATGGAGTAGATAAAATCTGGGATTTTTTGGTTCAAGACATTACTTATGCTAGAAAAAATGACAAGATAGGATTTATTGACTTAAAAGGGAATTGGGTTATAGAACCTAAATTTGATAAAGCCAAAGCTTTTAATAAAAATCTAGCCCCAGTATTAGTTGGTAAAAAATGGGGATATATTGATATGAAGGGAACTTTAGTTATTGATCCTGTTTATAATGATGCAGAAATGTTCAGTGCGGATGGTTTGGCACCGGTTAAAGATAAAAATTGGGGTTTTATAAATACAACCGGAAAATTGGTAATTCCAACGCAGTATGGTATTACAGCTGGAGGTATTTTTTCGATTTTTAAAGATGATCAAAAAGGATTCATTAAGGGAACAGCAAGAGTTAAGAACGAAAATAAGTGGGGGTTTTTAAAACCAGATGGTTCTGTCTTAGGAAATCAATGGTTTGAAAACGCAGAACCTTTTCAAAAGTAA
- the fabG gene encoding 3-oxoacyl-ACP reductase FabG, translating to MKCALVTGGSRGIGSAICEKLALDSDYHILINYHSNKKAAEETLESVVAKGATGEILQFDVADFTEVQSVLTQWQEANPKAVVEVIVNNAGITKDGLFMWMSQDDWSSVINTSLNGFFNVTNFFMQKMLRNKYGRIVNMVSLSGVKGTAGQTNYSAAKGAIIGATKALAQEIAKRNITVNAVAPGFIKTDMTSELDEAELTKMIPLNRFGEADEVADLVSFLVSKKASYITGEVININGGIYS from the coding sequence ATGAAGTGTGCATTGGTAACAGGAGGTTCAAGAGGAATTGGCAGTGCTATCTGCGAAAAATTGGCACTGGATAGTGATTATCATATTTTAATTAATTACCATTCCAATAAAAAAGCTGCTGAGGAAACTTTGGAATCTGTAGTGGCAAAAGGTGCTACTGGGGAAATTCTGCAATTTGATGTTGCTGATTTTACCGAAGTTCAGTCAGTATTGACACAATGGCAAGAGGCAAATCCAAAAGCGGTTGTCGAGGTCATTGTAAACAATGCAGGAATTACAAAAGACGGTTTGTTCATGTGGATGAGCCAAGATGATTGGTCAAGTGTTATAAATACCAGCTTGAATGGTTTTTTTAATGTGACTAATTTTTTTATGCAAAAAATGCTTCGTAATAAATATGGACGCATTGTAAATATGGTGTCTTTATCGGGAGTGAAAGGTACGGCAGGGCAAACCAATTATTCGGCTGCTAAGGGTGCAATAATAGGTGCTACCAAAGCTTTGGCGCAGGAAATAGCCAAAAGAAACATTACTGTAAATGCCGTTGCTCCGGGTTTTATAAAAACAGATATGACCAGCGAACTTGATGAAGCCGAATTGACAAAAATGATACCTTTAAATCGTTTTGGTGAAGCTGATGAAGTTGCGGATCTGGTTAGTTTTCTTGTTTCGAAGAAAGCCAGCTATATTACTGGTGAAGTGATTAATATTAATGGTGGAATTTATTCATAA
- a CDS encoding beta-ketoacyl-[acyl-carrier-protein] synthase family protein — MNNRVVITGMGIYSCIGTSLDEVKDSLFEGKSGIVFDPERKEFGFRSALTGTVPKPDLKNLLSRRQRISLGEETEYAYMATIEALKNANIDDAFFEKNEVGVMYGNDSVSKAIIEATDIIREKKDTTLIGSGAIFKSMNSTVTMNLSTIFKLRGINLTISAACASGSHSIGMAYFLIKSGFQDIVICGGAQEINKYAMSSFDGLGVFSAREDEPAKASRPFDANRDGLIPSGGAATLILESYDSAIKRGATILAEVIGYGFSSNGGHISTPNVEGPSTAMQRALDEAGIKSSEVDYINAHATSTPVGDDNEAKAIFEVFGENNPYVSSTKSMTGHECWMAGASEVIYSILMMQNDFIAPNINLETPDADAAKLNLVKTTLNKKIDIFLSNSFGFGGTNSALVVKKYKKK; from the coding sequence ATGAATAATAGAGTAGTCATAACGGGAATGGGAATTTATTCCTGTATTGGAACTTCGCTTGATGAAGTAAAAGATTCTTTATTTGAAGGAAAGTCTGGAATTGTATTTGATCCAGAACGCAAGGAATTTGGTTTTAGATCAGCTTTGACGGGTACAGTACCTAAACCGGATTTAAAAAATTTACTTTCCAGAAGACAAAGAATAAGTCTTGGAGAGGAAACGGAATATGCATATATGGCAACTATTGAAGCCTTAAAAAATGCCAATATTGATGATGCTTTTTTTGAAAAAAATGAAGTTGGCGTTATGTATGGTAATGATAGTGTATCTAAGGCTATTATTGAGGCAACAGATATTATTCGTGAGAAAAAAGATACTACTTTAATAGGTTCGGGGGCTATTTTTAAGTCCATGAATTCGACTGTTACCATGAATCTTTCGACAATTTTTAAGCTGAGGGGGATTAATTTGACAATTAGTGCTGCCTGTGCGAGCGGTTCTCATTCTATTGGGATGGCATATTTTTTAATTAAAAGCGGTTTTCAGGATATAGTTATCTGTGGAGGAGCTCAGGAAATTAATAAATATGCGATGAGTAGTTTTGATGGTTTGGGTGTTTTTTCTGCCAGAGAAGATGAACCGGCCAAAGCTTCAAGACCTTTTGATGCCAATCGCGATGGATTAATTCCAAGCGGTGGTGCTGCTACTTTGATTTTGGAGTCTTATGATTCGGCAATAAAAAGAGGAGCCACTATCTTGGCAGAAGTAATCGGATATGGATTTTCATCCAATGGAGGCCATATCTCTACTCCAAATGTCGAAGGCCCTTCTACGGCAATGCAAAGAGCCTTGGATGAAGCAGGCATAAAGTCAAGTGAGGTTGATTATATTAATGCCCATGCAACGTCAACTCCCGTAGGAGACGATAATGAAGCAAAGGCTATTTTTGAAGTTTTTGGAGAGAATAATCCTTATGTCAGTTCAACAAAATCAATGACAGGACACGAATGCTGGATGGCTGGAGCGAGTGAGGTAATTTATTCTATTCTGATGATGCAGAATGATTTCATAGCACCAAATATTAATTTGGAAACACCAGATGCTGATGCTGCAAAATTAAATTTGGTTAAAACAACGTTAAATAAAAAAATTGATATATTTTTGTCGAATTCCTTCGGTTTTGGAGGTACGAATTCAGCATTAGTAGTTAAAAAGTATAAAAAAAAGTAA
- a CDS encoding phosphopantetheine-binding protein, which translates to MNKEEIIERVNGFLIDEFEVDGDDIQFEANLKDTLGLDSLDYVDLVVSIESNFGVKLVEGDFVGIDTFQSFYDLIENKIKSKA; encoded by the coding sequence ATGAATAAAGAAGAAATTATTGAGAGAGTAAACGGGTTTTTAATTGATGAATTTGAGGTGGATGGTGATGATATCCAGTTTGAAGCAAATTTAAAAGACACTTTGGGACTGGATAGTTTAGATTATGTAGATCTTGTTGTATCCATCGAATCAAACTTTGGAGTAAAATTAGTTGAAGGAGATTTTGTAGGAATAGACACTTTTCAAAGTTTTTATGATCTTATAGAAAATAAAATTAAATCAAAGGCTTAA
- a CDS encoding lipid A biosynthesis acyltransferase yields MSQWDGKSKGTVLGYKIFVFFINKIGVKAAYFVLYFVAAYYFIFLKKSNDSIFYYFRKRLGYPYLKSKTMVFRSYYTFGQTIIDKIAIGAGLKDKFTYEHDGKEFIIKLLKEKKGGVLISAHIGNFEIAEHFFSEVDFNLQINLVTTDLEHSAIKKYLESITKKPRINFILIGEDLSHIFEINSALARNELVCFTGDRYFEGVKSLSENLLGQEALFPAGPFLIASRLKVPVLFVYVMKESNLHYHLYTREAKVKHRDEKGLLKEYTESVEGMIKKYPLQWFNYFDFWNQLSNK; encoded by the coding sequence ATGAGTCAATGGGATGGAAAATCTAAAGGTACTGTTCTTGGGTACAAAATTTTTGTTTTCTTCATTAATAAAATTGGAGTAAAAGCAGCCTATTTTGTACTTTATTTTGTAGCAGCGTATTATTTTATTTTCCTCAAAAAAAGCAATGACTCGATCTTTTATTATTTTAGAAAAAGGCTGGGGTATCCGTATTTAAAATCTAAAACGATGGTTTTTAGAAGTTATTATACATTTGGACAAACCATTATTGATAAAATTGCAATCGGTGCTGGTCTAAAGGATAAGTTTACTTATGAGCACGATGGTAAGGAGTTTATTATCAAATTGTTAAAAGAAAAGAAAGGTGGTGTATTAATTAGTGCCCATATTGGAAATTTTGAGATAGCCGAGCATTTTTTTAGTGAAGTTGATTTTAATCTGCAAATAAATCTGGTTACTACCGATTTAGAGCATTCTGCAATAAAGAAATATCTTGAAAGTATTACTAAAAAACCTAGGATCAATTTTATATTAATAGGAGAGGATTTGTCTCATATTTTCGAAATTAATTCTGCACTGGCCAGAAATGAGTTGGTTTGTTTTACTGGCGATAGGTATTTTGAAGGAGTAAAATCGTTAAGCGAAAATTTATTGGGGCAAGAAGCTCTTTTTCCTGCAGGACCATTTCTTATTGCATCCAGATTGAAAGTTCCTGTTCTTTTTGTTTATGTAATGAAAGAATCTAATTTGCATTATCATCTTTATACCAGAGAAGCCAAAGTAAAGCACCGTGACGAAAAGGGTTTACTGAAAGAATATACAGAAAGTGTAGAAGGTATGATAAAAAAATATCCTTTGCAGTGGTTCAATTATTTCGATTTTTGGAACCAATTAAGTAATAAGTAA
- a CDS encoding phytoene desaturase family protein, with protein sequence MKKYDSIIIGSGVGGLATAICLARAGQKVLVLEQHYVPGGWSHSFTLNGQRFSPGVHYVGLIGNGQSTNELYRGLGIANDMVFFRMNDKGYEHAIIGEETFSFPSGVENLSETLVKRFPKEKKNIVEYLTLVQRVNRELQLIPKLKGFWQNITVPFRTKHFGKFSLFSLKRVISWHIKDPLLKAVLNVQCGDHGLSPKRACFPVHCSVMSHYLEGGFYPMGGGGGIVKAMTNGVKKHGGEVRVKQDVKKIIIENKKAIGVQLKDGTVIYAKNVVSNADPAVTYLNLIGKSNLSKGLVKKLEKTKYSVSSLILFLTLDMDVTQFGIDSGNIWMMKDENDDANFDDLMNNDITEGDLFPAVFISCTTIKDPVSFNGRYHNFEVVTYVNYDNLNGFNGLEDYHNEAYIIFKEKVINKLMNNIEKIIPGAKKNCVQAELGTPKTNEFYVNSTRGNVYGTEKTLNQVGPFSYKNKSEINNLYLCGASTLSHGIGGATHSGVVAASLILGCQPDDLIIEDANQKLRIYDAEDTATWPDWVHVKRAHKSRNFKEINVY encoded by the coding sequence ATGAAAAAATATGATTCAATCATTATAGGATCAGGTGTAGGTGGATTGGCAACAGCAATTTGTTTAGCACGTGCTGGTCAAAAAGTTTTGGTACTAGAGCAGCATTACGTTCCTGGTGGATGGAGTCATAGTTTTACTTTAAATGGGCAACGATTTAGTCCAGGAGTTCACTATGTGGGACTTATAGGCAACGGGCAGTCTACGAATGAATTGTATCGCGGGTTAGGGATTGCAAATGATATGGTTTTTTTCCGAATGAATGACAAAGGATATGAACATGCTATTATTGGTGAAGAAACCTTTAGTTTTCCATCAGGGGTTGAAAATTTATCAGAAACTCTTGTTAAGCGTTTTCCAAAAGAAAAAAAAAATATTGTAGAATATTTAACTCTTGTGCAAAGAGTTAACAGAGAACTCCAATTAATACCTAAGTTAAAAGGGTTTTGGCAAAATATTACAGTGCCTTTTAGAACCAAACACTTTGGTAAGTTTTCCTTATTTTCATTAAAAAGAGTAATCAGTTGGCATATCAAAGATCCTTTATTAAAGGCTGTTTTAAATGTGCAATGCGGCGATCATGGACTTTCGCCAAAGAGAGCTTGTTTTCCGGTACATTGTTCTGTAATGAGTCACTATCTTGAAGGAGGATTTTATCCCATGGGCGGGGGAGGAGGAATTGTAAAGGCAATGACCAACGGTGTCAAGAAACATGGAGGTGAAGTTCGAGTCAAACAAGATGTAAAAAAAATAATTATAGAAAACAAAAAAGCAATTGGGGTTCAACTTAAAGATGGAACAGTAATTTATGCTAAAAATGTTGTTTCAAACGCAGATCCAGCTGTTACTTATTTAAATCTTATTGGAAAATCAAATCTCAGTAAAGGATTAGTAAAAAAATTAGAAAAAACAAAATATTCAGTCAGCTCACTTATTTTATTCTTGACCTTGGATATGGATGTCACTCAGTTTGGGATTGATTCGGGTAATATTTGGATGATGAAGGATGAAAATGATGATGCTAATTTTGATGATTTAATGAATAATGATATCACAGAGGGTGATTTGTTTCCAGCGGTATTTATAAGTTGTACCACAATAAAAGATCCAGTGAGTTTTAATGGCAGGTATCATAATTTTGAAGTGGTAACTTACGTGAATTATGATAATTTAAATGGTTTTAACGGGTTAGAGGATTATCATAATGAAGCATACATTATTTTTAAAGAAAAAGTAATAAATAAATTGATGAATAATATTGAGAAAATTATTCCTGGGGCAAAAAAAAATTGTGTACAAGCAGAGTTGGGTACTCCTAAAACAAATGAATTTTATGTTAATTCAACAAGAGGAAATGTGTATGGAACTGAAAAAACATTAAATCAAGTTGGTCCGTTCTCGTATAAAAATAAATCCGAAATAAATAACCTATATCTTTGTGGTGCGAGCACACTTTCTCATGGAATCGGAGGAGCTACACATTCTGGTGTTGTTGCAGCTTCGCTAATTTTGGGATGCCAACCCGATGATTTGATTATTGAAGATGCGAATCAAAAGTTAAGAATTTATGATGCGGAAGATACTGCAACATGGCCAGATTGGGTTCATGTTAAGAGAGCGCATAAATCAAGAAATTTTAAAGAAATAAATGTCTATTAG
- a CDS encoding dialkylrecorsinol condensing enzyme DarA, with protein MKNVLVIYYSQSGQLETIARNIAKPFLDSEKINVVFHEIKMEQSFPFPWNNDAFFNAFPESFLQIPAPIKPIPNEIMEMKFDLILLNYQVWYLTPSIPVNSLLKSPEAKILFKDTPVVTINGSRNMWFMAQEKVKVLLKQNNALLKGNVALVDRVGNLISVITIVEWMFSGVKKRYLGIFPLPGVSDKDIRESTKFGEVILAGFNENDLDNLQTKLVAINAVKVSSYLIRVDKTANKIFSKWSNFIITKRESRKFWTKIFKVYLILAIWVVSPIVYILHVLTYPLKIKKIKQELEYYKGVN; from the coding sequence ATGAAAAATGTCCTTGTAATCTATTATTCTCAATCGGGACAATTAGAAACTATTGCCAGAAATATAGCAAAACCGTTTTTAGATTCAGAAAAAATAAATGTAGTGTTTCATGAAATTAAAATGGAGCAATCTTTCCCATTTCCTTGGAATAATGATGCTTTTTTTAATGCTTTTCCAGAATCATTTTTGCAGATTCCTGCTCCTATTAAACCCATTCCAAATGAAATAATGGAAATGAAGTTTGATTTGATTCTTTTGAATTATCAGGTTTGGTATTTAACACCTTCAATCCCCGTAAATTCTTTATTGAAAAGTCCGGAAGCCAAAATTTTATTTAAGGATACACCAGTTGTAACAATAAATGGTTCCAGAAACATGTGGTTCATGGCGCAGGAAAAAGTCAAAGTTTTATTGAAGCAAAATAATGCTTTATTAAAAGGGAATGTGGCTTTAGTAGATAGAGTAGGGAATCTGATAAGTGTGATTACAATTGTAGAGTGGATGTTTTCAGGAGTTAAAAAAAGGTATCTTGGAATTTTTCCATTACCCGGAGTTTCAGATAAAGATATTCGTGAATCAACAAAATTCGGAGAAGTAATTCTTGCAGGCTTTAATGAGAATGATTTAGATAATTTGCAAACGAAATTGGTTGCGATTAATGCAGTAAAAGTAAGTTCCTACTTAATTAGAGTTGATAAAACAGCTAATAAAATTTTTTCAAAATGGTCAAATTTCATCATAACTAAAAGGGAATCAAGAAAATTTTGGACAAAAATATTTAAAGTGTATTTAATACTAGCTATTTGGGTAGTTTCACCAATAGTTTATATATTACACGTTCTTACGTATCCGTTAAAAATTAAAAAAATAAAGCAGGAATTAGAATATTATAAAGGAGTAAATTAG